In the Candidatus Cloacimonadota bacterium genome, GGGCAACGACAGCGACGCCAACGATGTCGTGCAGATGGTCTTCATCTCGTTTTACGAGCATATCGACCGCGTGGAGGAAGCAACTGCCCTGGCCTACGTTTACCGCATCGCCTACAATAAGAGCATGACCTTCCTGAAGCAAAAAAGCCGCTATGTGAGCCTCGAACCACAATCATTCGAACGCCTTCCCGACACCAACAAACCCCAGCCCGAGCCGGATTACCAGCCTCTGCATGAGGCGATCCGCGCCCTTCCGCCCCGTCTGGCCAGCGTCATCCAGCTTCAATACTTCGAAAAGATGAGCTACAAGGAGATTTCCGAGCATCTGGGCATCAGCGTGAAAGCGGTGGAATCGCTGTTGGAGAGGGCCAAAAAGCAACTTCGGAAAAAATTGTTGAAGGATAAAAGCGAAGGAAGAGTATAGACTATGAATAAGCAAAACAGGGACGCCGATAAGGCACCCAAAAAGAGGAAACCATGAGATGCAGCAAGGCAAGACGCCAGATCGAACTCAAGCTCGACAACGAGCTGGGGCAGAGCCACGCCCTGGAGCTGCATCTTAAGGATTGCGCCGCCTGCCGCGCTTACCAGGCTGATGCAGCAAGGCTTCAGATGCTTCTTCGCAACCAGCCCCAACCGGAATTCCCGTCCTGGCTGCACCACCGCATCATGGAGCAGGCAGCCCGGCACGACAGCAAACGCATTCGCCTGAAACACAGCTTCAATTTGCAAACCATCCCCGCGCTCGCGGCCATAGCCCTAAGCCTCTTCCTAGGTGTGGCCATCGGGAAAAATGTGTACCGCAGCGTGAACCCCCTGCCCACCAACGCCAAGGAAATCTATTCCCAAAGCGCCAACAAATCCGACAGCCTGGAATTGGCTGTATTCGGCGAAAGTTCCGTCTCCGGCGACCTTTTCTAAAGTGAGGAAACAATGAGCAAACGCCTGCTGACCATTCTGCTTTTCATCTCGCTGTTTCTGAACGCTGGAATCATCGGAGGCATGATCGTGATGGGATTCTACCGCCAGTACCACATCGCCCACCACTATCTGCCCGACTCCGAAGGCATCGGAAGCGACCGGGGACGCATTCAAATCCCTGAGCTGAAGGACCCCGAAGTTATCGCCCTGCGGAATAGATTCCTCTCCATCAAAAAAGAACTATTGCAAGAACTGGCCAAAGACCCCGTGGACGAGGCCAAGATAAAAGCCATCATCGAAAAGTCGATCAGCGCGCAAAGCGACATGGAACGCGCCCTCGGCTATGAACTTTTGGAATACAGACAAACTCTCAGCGCCGACGAAGCCAAAAAACACTTCGAAGGACGCCTGGAACGTATGAATCGCTTCAGCGACAGAAGAAACGACAGGAGAAAATCAAAATGAAAAAAATCACCCTTATCTCAATAACCATCCTGATGCTGGCCGGCATGCTGGCCGCCCAGGGGAAAGACTACCCCCAACTGCAGAGAAACCCCAATTGCTACGGCCCCGGACGCAATGCCAAACTGGCACCCCGCCCCGAATGGGACGGCACCTCCATGGACATGCTGAAAGAACTCAACCTCAGCGAAGCCCAAACCAAAAAACTCAGCGATCTGCAAATCTCGCAGCGCAAGGCAATGAACAGCATCAACGCCGAAATCGAAAACCTGCAGATCGACCTCAACAACTCCCTCAAAAGCAAAGACTTCTCATCAGCCCGCAAACTAAACGACCAACTGCATGAGAAAATGCGCGTGAAAGCCAACACCCGCATCGACCACCGCGAACAGATCCTCAGGGAACTCAGCCCCGAACAGCAGGAAAAATTCCGCCCCATGTTCATGGAACGGCAGTACGGACGGCCCAACGGCTCCAAACACCCCATGCCCTGCAAACTGAACGAACTTAAGCCCGTGCAGCTCCACCGCCACCAGCGCAACATGATGAACCAGGACTGCTGCGGCTGCGAAGATTGCCACAACAAAACAGAAAAGTAAATCCATCCCCCTCCTCAGTAAAGATAGAAGAACGCCGGGTTTAGCCGCCTGGCGTTCCTTTTTGCTCTTTCAAACCGAGTGGGTAATCCGGGTTGATATAACAGTAGGGCGATATAACGATAGCGAGGGAGCCTAAAGCCCCTCGTAAACTGGATTCCGGGTCAAGCCCGGAATGACGTAGGTTTAGGGCTGGGTGATGGTTGTTTCTGGATTCACAGGCAAGCCTGGAATGACGTGCAAGACCTTGGCCGCAAGAACCCAACATACGTCATCCCGTACGTCATCGAGTCCGTGAGGTGACTTTGATCCGGGATCCATACGTTACAAAAACCTGGATTCCGGGTCAAGCCAAGAATGACGCGTAAGACATTGGCCAGAAGAACTGAACATACGTCATCCCGGACGTCACCGAGCCCGCGAGGTGACATTGATCCGGGATCCAGAAAGACATAAAAACTGGAGAATTGAAAGAGAACCTTTTGTTATCCACTATCCTATGACAGACGGTCATTCTTACACCCTTTCCTAATCCGGGTTTTGCTGGTGGTTTCGCCCTTTGCCCTGACCTACTAACATCCCATTCACTTCCCGCTGACTTCCCGTTCGGGCAGCGGGAACTAAGCGGGAGGCGGTCAGGATGTGTATGGGACAGGGCAAAGGGCTAAGAAATCTTGAGAACTCCGTCTCTGAATCGGACAGATCGAAACCAACGACCTTCCCCGTCTAAGTGTCAACAGCGCCGAGGAAGCGGAGTGGTGTGGATGATATCCTTATTAATTCAGTATCTATACCGTAATGACAGGGGGAGCTATTTCAGCACCGAAATCCGGCGGGTGAAGGTTCCTCCAGGCGTTTCGATCTTGATCAGATAGATGCCGTTGGGCACGTCGCGGCCACTCTCATCGCGGCAATCCCAGCTGTAAAGCATTTGGTTTCCAGCCCGTTCCGACGAATCAAGGCCACGGACAAGCTGGCCTTTTAGGTTGAAAATCCGTGCGCCGGACACTGTAGGGGCATCCTGGCGATCCATTTTAATGATCAGCAGGTCCCGGGCGGGATTGGGCCAAATGTCAAGCCGGAGGGCGGGAGCGCACCCATCATGAACAGGAACAGGATCATAGCTTTCCCAAGTAATGGTTTCGCTCAAATTGCCATAGTCATTGTTTTCGGTGTGTGCCGTCAGCAGCCAGTTGTCGTCATAGGTGTACCCGTAATGCCCACCCCAATAGAAGTTGACGCTATGGTAATTATTTGAATAGTTATAGGATATTGTGGATGTATTAGTGGGAGTGAAGGGGGCGTCCGGAGCAGCGATGTAACCGCTTTCTATCACAGTCTGCTCAGGAAACAGCATCTCGTTCCAGATCAGATATGAAAAGCTGGAATCCTTCCGATACCAGCTGCTGTATGAATGGTCCTTTGTTATCTTGCTTTGGAGGACGAGTTCGCCTCGATAGTCAAATTGGTTCTTCCAGATCACGACCACCGGAGAGGTGGATTGGTCGATGTAAATGCTGTCCGGCAGGGTATGGCTGCTCCAGCTTTGCCAGCGATTCGAGATGCTCTGCCCCTCCCTGTTCCAGTTTGTGTAGATCAGCCTGTTTTGTGAATCGTAAGTGTGGATGATGATCTGGTAAGGCTGTACCGGGTCATAGTTGCTCCGGTACTCAGTTTCAGAGCTCAGATTGCCATGGGCATCGTAAGTATAGGCAATCCTGTTAATAACGAAGCCTTGGTCGTTAGACACGAGGTATTCGAACTTTTTCCCTTCCAAGTCATAGCGGGTGGTAAAAATTCTCTCCAGCACCAGACCGCTGTCGCAAAAATAGGACCAGATCTCTATCACCTCCTCTTCGTAAGCGGGGTAGGAATTGTAGAAATATCTATCCACCGCACCCGAGTTGTAAGGTCCGGTACTGCCTCCTGTTTTGACCGAATCCAGCCGGGTGGGGATGGCCTGGTTGTAATAGTACCAAGTATAGTAAGAGGATGATTCAGAGCCATAAGGAGTCTGGTATCTATGCTCCAATCGCTTTCTCCAGTTCCCTGGCCCGTTGGGGTTGATGCACTCATCGCCAAGATTGATCACAGCCGCCAAGCAAATAGCCGCCTGCCACAAGCAGACCAGCGCGAAAATTAATCTCTTACTCATCTTTCCAACTCCTTTGTTCTCTTATGCAAAAAGTTTATCAATATGCAACAAGTTTCAAGCCCACTGGCAGTTAAAGATCGCATCTTCTTTCCTCCAATGAGGCTATTTCAGCAGTGTCACTTTGCGGGTATGTTGCTTTCCTCCCGATTCCAAAAGAAGGATATACACCCCGGAAACTACGTCGTCGCCAGCGGAATCCTTTCCGTTCCAGATGATGCTGTGCTTTCCGGCCCGCATATAGCTGTCAAGGAGCGTGGCGATCCTTCTGCCCCGAAGGTCATATACGCTGATGGTGGCAGGTCCGGCTTCGGGAAGGCTGAATGTTATGCTGGTGCTGGGATTGAAAGGATTTGGGCTACAGCTTTCCAGGCAGGGCATTGCCGGGACCTGGGGATCCGGGGTCCGGATTGGCAGTGTTCGCTGATGTCACACCCTGCAACAAGACCGCTGCGGCGCTTCTTTCCAGGGCAACCCAGGCCCGGTCTCCCAACAGAGAAACAGATGGAGGAAAATTCCCTCCCGCGAAGACCATATAATTATCCGGCAGGGCCATTTGCCACTGCGGAGTGATGAACATATGCCATAAGGCGGGTGATCCGTTCATATATCCATTTACAATCATCAGCAAGTCGCCATTGGAAAGCAAGTTGGCGCCCAAAACATCCCAGCCGTCATTATAGAGCACTGGTATGGAGATGGTTAGGGTACACATAAATTGTTCTTGTAAATACATGTGCACTATGTAATGATCACCATAGTCCCCGATACAAAGAAATTCATCCCAGATATAGACATTGTAATTACCTCCCAGCAACAGTTCCTCAATAGGGAACACATAGTCGCCCTGCCTGTTGATCATGGTATGCGCGAAAGAGTAATCGACCCAATCGGGACCGATTTCCTCATAATATCCCATCAGCACATGCAGTTTATCTTCGTAAACCGTGAAAGTATGTCTGTAGAGCAACCCTGATCCATATTGCATCGGCATATTCATCCCCCATTGGGGAAATCCGCTCACAACCGCGCCATTTGAGTTAATGCAAGCCAGCATCGGTATTCCGCCCAAAGACCATGTAAGCCAGGGCCATTCCAGCTTGATATTTCTCATGTAGCCTGTAATTGTGGGATGGGGCTGGGTAATCTGGATTCCATCTCCCCAGAGTGGTATAATGCCGCTGATTTTTTGACCCCAGATGGTGGTGTGTGAACTCGACCAGATTATATACCAGTAGCCTAGGGAGGTGCTGACATTCACCCAGCCAACATTTTGCCCGCCCGTACCGATCTGCAGGCCGCCTTCCGGAAGCAGGATGTTCCCTGCCGCGTCAAATATCTGGTAACGCTTGCTGACCACGCTACCCAGCTGTTCTCCCCACACCACCATGGTGAGGTTATCATTGCAGCATACCAGGCTCTGACCGTTCCGGAAACTCTCCGGACGGTTGACTTTAAACCCGCCGTCAGCGAACAAAGGCTGTCCGTCGGTTGTGTGGATTTGCAGGTAAAGGTCCCAATTCGAGGAGGATAGCGGCGCCTGATCCCAGATCACCGCGCTGCCGTCGCTGCGTGCAGAGGTCATCACATCCTTCACCTTGCCGGAGCCTCCATATACCAGTTCCATTCCGTTGGCAGCAAGCTGCGGCTGGAATTGCTGGTCCAGGACCTGCACTTTGATCCCTCTGCGCCAGGTTTCATGTTCGTACCATTCAATACCTATGAAATTTCCATATCCGTGGGCGGTAGGGATTCTTTTGTCATTGGATGTGTTTGTTATTTCGTAAACTACCATATCACCTGCGGCGCTCACCTGGATTGCAATTACATCACGCGGATTGTCGTAAACGCAGGCTACCACAACGCAGCCCCCAGCGGCATCCGGAATAGCCTGGGAGATCCCATCCAGATATCCGATTCCCGTGGTGAGGTCGATTCCGGCGCCATATTGCGCCACTCCAGCGGCGTCGATCTTTTGCAAATATTCTGTATTATTGGTTTCCGCTGTGACGAAGATGCTATTGTCAGGCCCCGGAACAGCCCTCAGTTTTAAACCATTGATCCAGTTTGCGCTTATGGCGGTAACCGGTTGGGGCCACAAAGCGGCGCCGGAAAAGTCATAGCGCTGAACGTCCACGCTGGAGTCATGGTCCACGCACAGCGCGAAAGAACTATCCGCCAGGGCGCAGAACTTCCCTATGGGAATGTTGTTTGTGGATGCAACGCTAAGCGGCTGGGGCCACATAAACTGCCCTGAATAGTTCATCCGCTGCACTCTCACCATGTAGCGGACACTCCAACAGACGAGCACGCTGTCATCCGGCAGGATCATCAAATCGGAGTACCAACTGTTCGAATCTTCAATGATCACGTAGTTGGGCGACATGGTTGGGGCTCCGGAGGCGTCCAGATGCTGGATGGCACAGCGTTCTCCTTCGTATCCGTCTCCAGACCATGATACATACACACCGCCATTGTGATCGGCTGCCAGGCTGGCAATGGTATCCATCCAAAGGCTCGAAACTAAGGTTCCCTGCGGACCCCACAGAAATTCACCCGTGCGGGAGATCTTCAGCAACCGGAGACCGCTACGTGCACAGAGAATCACGAAGGCCTGGTCGGATGTCTCCACCAATCCATAACTGCCAATTGGAGTTGGGATCGCCAGAGGCGTGTCCCAAAGCGGCTGGTACTGTTGGTCATAGAAGCCCAGCTTGTAGCCCGGGACGGCGTTGTCATTCTGCCACCACACCAGCAAATGGCAGCCATCGGAGGTCTGCAGGGAATGACCAGAGTACCTCACGTTTTCATAATTCACCACCGTGACCGGTTCCGGCCAGGCCAGCTCCGCCGACAGCATTCCAACCGCGGCAAGCAGAACACATAGGAATACAAGCTTCTTCATAATGGCACCTCAAAGATACAATACTTTTATTTGCAATTTTGCCAAGATAATTTTCCTCAAATCGTCCGTTTTTTATAGGATATCAGCGATGATTTTTCAGCCCACAGGTCTTTGTATGGATTGATGTTGGGTCTAGTCACCCGATTGAAGCATTCTTTTGGAAGTATGGTCAACTTGCATTAGAGAAGCAGAAACACCAAAAGAGACCGAAATGGCTGCAAGGGCAAAGAAACGGTTCTCTTTTAAACCGGGTGGGTAACTCCCTGGGAGGGTACATGATAGCGGGATTGTGAAGTGGATTGGAAGAAGGGATGCCGTCAGGCCGTTAAGGCCCTGCCTTATGCTCCGGATACGCCTCCCGTATGATGCCCGCATTTGATGCGAGTATCGTACGGGAGGCGTGGGAGGGCGATAGAAGCGAGCGCTCAGGGCCTGACTGACAGGACCTGGCGGTGAGTAGGCAAGTTAGGGCTTTCTTTTTAATCAAGAGGTTATGTGCACTTAACCAGAAAGAAGCCGAGAGAGCATGAACCTTTCCTAGTTAACACCTTACATCTCATTCCCCGCGCCCTCTCCTGAAAAGTCAAAACTGGCGTCATCATGGGACGAAGACGTCGCATCCGGAATCCAACCCGTGACGGGTAATGCCTTAGTAACGTCACGATCCAGGCTGCACTTAGTTCGAAACCGCTTCACAATCAAAACGACCATTCACGAAAGGTTTAGATTCCGTCACGTTGCGCAGATGGCGCTCTATTGTAGAATGACATGCTTCAGGCTGTTCAATGGAGGGGAGGGCAATCAATAGAGATAGAAAAATCCATCCTAATCAATTTGTTTCAAGACTTGAATTCTCTATAGTCATCAGAAGATCAATTTGTTCTTGTTGTAGATCTACCACTTTTTGTAGGATTTTGATTTGTTCGTCTTGATATGCAACCAATTCCTCAAACGATTGGATAATATCCTCTAACGATTGGATCATATCATCACTCTGTGCTTTATACTTCTCATGCATTTTCAAAATCCCTTCAGCCGTATTATCAGCCATGAACATACTCCCATATTGTTACATTGGATTGCCTGAATGGATGAGACCTTTCCATCTGTACGCTCTGCGAAATCCTTGAGATTCTGCCTCCTTGACGGAGTAAGCGTAAAATTCACCAGGCTTGTCGATTTGTGTTTTATCATATTGCTGATCGAAAGGCAGATGGTATATCTTCTCATGTTTAGCATTAATATTGCATTTTATCATTGGATAATCCTGGAGTTTTTCGTTCTCCCTCACCTGAATTCCGAGTGCATTAGCAAAATCCCATGCTGTTTCTGACAGGTTGGTGGCTGTTACAAACACAGCTTTTATCTTTTCAGATTTTATTAAATCTGGAAACTCAGCCAGTTTTTTTACAGATTTTCGTTTTATGGTGTCTATATAGTATTTAACGGTGGTTCCATAAAGCTGATTTATATGCTTCTCATGTATGGTCTTGTGTGCGGACCAACATTTGCATTGAACAATTTTGATCTGGGCATCCTTTTTACAAATAAGGTCTCTCCCCATGTCTTGCAATCCAAATGAGATGCCAGAATATTCTACACTGTATCCTTGGGATTCATATAGGTATCCAATGTATCTTTCGTAGTCTCTGCCAATAAGGTAAGGAGATTTCTTGGACTTTTTATATTTATCCAGTGCAAGCTGATTCCGT is a window encoding:
- a CDS encoding sigma-70 family RNA polymerase sigma factor; this encodes MRKEQFEEFLSAHEKRIYHYLLSLLGNDSDANDVVQMVFISFYEHIDRVEEATALAYVYRIAYNKSMTFLKQKSRYVSLEPQSFERLPDTNKPQPEPDYQPLHEAIRALPPRLASVIQLQYFEKMSYKEISEHLGISVKAVESLLERAKKQLRKKLLKDKSEGRV
- a CDS encoding periplasmic heavy metal sensor — encoded protein: MSKRLLTILLFISLFLNAGIIGGMIVMGFYRQYHIAHHYLPDSEGIGSDRGRIQIPELKDPEVIALRNRFLSIKKELLQELAKDPVDEAKIKAIIEKSISAQSDMERALGYELLEYRQTLSADEAKKHFEGRLERMNRFSDRRNDRRKSK
- a CDS encoding T9SS type A sorting domain-containing protein — protein: MSKRLIFALVCLWQAAICLAAVINLGDECINPNGPGNWRKRLEHRYQTPYGSESSSYYTWYYYNQAIPTRLDSVKTGGSTGPYNSGAVDRYFYNSYPAYEEEVIEIWSYFCDSGLVLERIFTTRYDLEGKKFEYLVSNDQGFVINRIAYTYDAHGNLSSETEYRSNYDPVQPYQIIIHTYDSQNRLIYTNWNREGQSISNRWQSWSSHTLPDSIYIDQSTSPVVVIWKNQFDYRGELVLQSKITKDHSYSSWYRKDSSFSYLIWNEMLFPEQTVIESGYIAAPDAPFTPTNTSTISYNYSNNYHSVNFYWGGHYGYTYDDNWLLTAHTENNDYGNLSETITWESYDPVPVHDGCAPALRLDIWPNPARDLLIIKMDRQDAPTVSGARIFNLKGQLVRGLDSSERAGNQMLYSWDCRDESGRDVPNGIYLIKIETPGGTFTRRISVLK
- a CDS encoding T9SS type A sorting domain-containing protein, encoding MPCLESCSPNPFNPSTSITFSLPEAGPATISVYDLRGRRIATLLDSYMRAGKHSIIWNGKDSAGDDVVSGVYILLLESGGKQHTRKVTLLK
- a CDS encoding restriction endonuclease; the protein is MFFFSNKAREIEATLKKIEDLNKSAKQLNDDNKRMLDIIEERERGLLKLEAEKSQGFPWLANAISEYHYFLEFALAYYLENKKHRATKAAEEVRRISRKNKVLQVELKTTKYILEYYESLFPWLKDYLGEDRDEFIKEVSDSTSLDDDDSDPVSKYFPASEYEKLSVTERNQLALDKYKKSKKSPYLIGRDYERYIGYLYESQGYSVEYSGISFGLQDMGRDLICKKDAQIKIVQCKCWSAHKTIHEKHINQLYGTTVKYYIDTIKRKSVKKLAEFPDLIKSEKIKAVFVTATNLSETAWDFANALGIQVRENEKLQDYPMIKCNINAKHEKIYHLPFDQQYDKTQIDKPGEFYAYSVKEAESQGFRRAYRWKGLIHSGNPM